The genomic segment TTAATTTTGTGATACAGTAATAGTTTGAGATACCGTAATAGGTTTCATTCCTGTTTGAGATTTCGTTTCTTTATTTAATTGCTGGTCAGAGAGCCATTCCATAAGCGTTGTTACTTTTCCATTTATTATTGCTGAACATTGGTTATTATATACGTATATCCATGACCAATGACCCATATATTCATATGGTGTTCCATCTGCTTTCTTATATAGACCTGTAGTATCAATTACATTATCAAAAAATGAAAAATGAACATTTGTATCACCGGCTTGCACTAAACGATTATAAGTTGGAACTACATAATCAGCCGGAGGTACTGTTGCATCTGTTTTAGCTGCTGTAAACCAAATTGGCACTTTCTTAAACGCTTCAATATCTTTATCAGTAATCAATGTATCCTTTAGCGCCTCACAAGTTGGGAACGCTGCTGCAAAATAATCAGCATAATCACGTATCATAAGCATTGTCATATAGCCACCATTGGAGTCTCCACCTATATAAATTCTATTTGTGTCAATATTACTATTCTTTGAGACATAATCTTTGATTAATGACATAAGCGCTTTTTCATACTTTGAGCTTCCATCTCCAAAACCAGTAAATCCATCCATCCAAAAAGTTGGTGCCTGAGGTGCTAAAATATATGCACCATTAAAATATGCTTGTATGTCTTTTGATGCAAAATTTACAGCTTTATTCCCTGATATAGGTAAAAGCCCATCTGTTCCGCCTTCTCCAATACCGTGTAACCAAATAATTAATGGCTTTTTACTATAATCATTTTCTGGTGTATAGCTTGCATATTTTAGAGTAACGTTATCATAAGTTGCACTTCCAATTTTAAAATCATCAACAAGCTTTTTAGTTCCACCCGCAAATTTATTTATAACTAAACCAGAAATTTTGCCTGAATCCGTAACAATATCATTCTTCTGCTTAATTGTAAAATCACAATTAACCCAGCCATTAAGATTAGTAGTTAAATTATAGTTGATTGGCGAAGTTAAAGATACATCAGGTCCAACTTCCAAATCAAAAGTAATATAATTCCCTTTGCTTTGAATACTTCCAATATCGTCAGAAACATATGAGTTTTTAATCTTGCAATTTCCTTCTGCTTCTCCTAATATAGGTGAATTTGCTCTATTCTCAGTCCTTAATACATGCACTTCGAATGTATCCTTAGTAATTGCTGATTGTGGTATTGTTTCACCTAAATCAACAATTATTTTTGTGATTGCAGGTCCCCAATCAAATACCTCTGTAGTAGTACGATAAGATGGTTCCTGATTCTTATTATTATCAGCTGCAAAAGCACCAACATGAGGTGTACTTATCATAGTTACTGCCATAATAACTGACATAATGATTTTTCCATGCTTACTAATTATTTTTTTCATTTAACTCCCCCCTGATTTATCATGGTACTGTCAAAGTTTTTTATCTAACTAAGGCAGCAACCCTTTAATTTTTCTTATTTTTTATATAAATAACTTGCCACCCCCAAAAAGTTAAGATATTTTATACTTGCAAAACAAAAACACTGAACTAAAAAAGGAGGCAAGCTATTACCATGATTAATAAGTTTCTTCTTGAAACTGTAATTTATCTTATTGAAATTATAAAGTATCTCATGACTTTGCTGGTTGGCAAAAACTTGCTTAAAAGCATTTCGGACGAACCTGTTAAGAAAGAATACCGAAAGCTTCAAGTAGATGATCAACCAATCTTTGATGTTCCCGAAAAACTTAACTATAAGCTTCTAATAGCTGAATATGAGTTTAAGCACGGCAAAGAATTTGCTCCTGTGAAACCTCGCAAAAACAAAGCGTTAGCTCCTAAGGATGTTATCTGTCCTAAGTGTGGTGCTCCACATACCTATCTTTACGATAATAACGGAGGCCGAGGACAATATCTTTGCAAAGTCTGTGATACCACATTCAATCCTAAAAATTACTATCAGAAATCCATAGTGTTAAGATGTCCTCACTGCAGTAAAACACTTGAAAGAATCAAGGCGCGTAAGGATTTCTACGTTTATAAGTGTAAGAATGATAATTGCTCTTTTTACCAAAATAATCTTAAATCAATGACAAAATCTGAAAAACAAGATTTTAAGAAGAATCCTGGTAAGTTCAAAGTTAGATACATATTTAGAGATTTCACTTTTGACTTTAAGCCACTTTCTAAAGAAAGTCCGGTAAAATCAAAGGTTTCTCTTCCAAACATTATGATTTCTTCTTACACCTTAGGACTCATTCTA from the Clostridium beijerinckii genome contains:
- a CDS encoding prolyl oligopeptidase family serine peptidase, which translates into the protein MKKIISKHGKIIMSVIMAVTMISTPHVGAFAADNNKNQEPSYRTTTEVFDWGPAITKIIVDLGETIPQSAITKDTFEVHVLRTENRANSPILGEAEGNCKIKNSYVSDDIGSIQSKGNYITFDLEVGPDVSLTSPINYNLTTNLNGWVNCDFTIKQKNDIVTDSGKISGLVINKFAGGTKKLVDDFKIGSATYDNVTLKYASYTPENDYSKKPLIIWLHGIGEGGTDGLLPISGNKAVNFASKDIQAYFNGAYILAPQAPTFWMDGFTGFGDGSSKYEKALMSLIKDYVSKNSNIDTNRIYIGGDSNGGYMTMLMIRDYADYFAAAFPTCEALKDTLITDKDIEAFKKVPIWFTAAKTDATVPPADYVVPTYNRLVQAGDTNVHFSFFDNVIDTTGLYKKADGTPYEYMGHWSWIYVYNNQCSAIINGKVTTLMEWLSDQQLNKETKSQTGMKPITVSQTITVSQN